One Lentimicrobium sp. L6 genomic window carries:
- a CDS encoding single-stranded DNA-binding protein, with amino-acid sequence MAGINKVILVGNLGKDPEVMTYENGVKRAAFSLATTESYKDKSDNWVEQTEWHNIVLWRWLAEKNLVKGDKIYLEGKIKTRSWDDENGNKRYTTEIQGEKVLKISSAGGGGYQQQDAASPQASEPALPTQNAATTPSSEEEDDLPF; translated from the coding sequence ATGGCTGGTATAAATAAGGTAATATTGGTAGGAAACTTGGGAAAAGACCCAGAAGTAATGACTTACGAGAATGGAGTAAAAAGAGCTGCATTTAGCTTAGCCACTACAGAAAGTTATAAAGACAAAAGCGACAATTGGGTAGAGCAGACCGAATGGCATAATATTGTTTTATGGCGTTGGTTGGCCGAGAAAAATTTGGTAAAAGGAGATAAAATATACCTTGAAGGCAAAATAAAAACTCGCTCTTGGGACGATGAAAATGGTAATAAAAGATATACCACAGAAATTCAAGGCGAAAAGGTTTTAAAAATCTCATCTGCTGGGGGCGGAGGATACCAACAACAGGATGCGGCATCTCCACAAGCATCGGAGCCAGCACTACCAACTCAAAATGCAGCAACTACCCCAAGTTCTGAAGAGGAGGATGATTTACCATTCTAA